Proteins from one Sulfuricurvum sp. genomic window:
- a CDS encoding type II toxin-antitoxin system YafQ family toxin, with amino-acid sequence MRQLIRHKLFKKDLDKVTLTDQQFTKMVHYFSLLIEGNELPSESKDHPLNGEWKSFREFHLGGDTLIIYHIDEENNQTVLIRIGSHAQLFR; translated from the coding sequence ATGCGCCAACTCATACGGCATAAACTCTTTAAAAAAGACCTCGATAAAGTGACCCTTACCGATCAGCAATTTACAAAAATGGTTCATTATTTCTCATTACTGATCGAAGGGAATGAGCTACCATCGGAGTCAAAAGACCATCCGCTCAATGGCGAATGGAAAAGTTTTCGGGAATTTCATTTGGGTGGAGATACCCTCATCATCTATCACATTGATGAAGAGAATAATCAAACCGTACTCATACGGATCGGTTCACACGCTCAACTTTTTAGATAA
- a CDS encoding nucleotidyltransferase domain-containing protein, producing MKRQDVLKVLESYKEHHADEFGIVRIGVFGSVARDEATEQSDVDVVIETKQPNLFRLSRIRLDLEELMHTHVDLISYRESMNTFLKERIQKEAIYA from the coding sequence ATGAAACGACAAGACGTACTCAAAGTATTAGAATCATACAAGGAACATCATGCCGATGAGTTCGGAATCGTCCGAATCGGTGTATTCGGCTCTGTTGCACGTGATGAAGCGACAGAACAAAGCGATGTCGATGTTGTGATCGAGACCAAACAACCCAATCTTTTCAGACTTTCCCGCATCCGTCTCGACCTCGAAGAGCTGATGCACACCCATGTCGACCTCATCAGCTACCGTGAGAGCATGAACACGTTTCTCAAAGAACGTATCCAAAAAGAGGCAATCTATGCCTGA